One Bradyrhizobium zhanjiangense DNA segment encodes these proteins:
- a CDS encoding FAD-dependent oxidoreductase, with protein sequence MSGQVRDLSCDVLVIGSGAGGMSTAITARKCGLDVIIVEKDSYFGGTTAFSGGVLWIPGNRHARDAGVTDSREAARTYLKKETGNHFDDAAIDAFLDAGPRMVDFFETETEAKFVLSAYPDYHPDVEGGARLGRSVTAAPYDARALGEEIRRLRPPLETITFIGMMFNSSNDELKHFFRVTSSLSSALYVARRLASHLWDLARYRRGVKITSGNALAARLARTVFDLGIPLLTATPAQRLISRNGAIAGAVVSDARGEYEITARHAVVLASGGFPHDEARIARAYPHLARGGEHLSPTPSANTGDGIRMAEEEGGSCAIRFPNAAAWMPVSRVPLGHRTGVFPHLVDRYKPGVIAVNRQGRRFTNESESYHDVGAAMIADGVGAKETAAWLICDHATIRKYGLGYAKPAPVPVGPFVRNGYLKRGATLRDLAAAAGLDPEGLEATVREYNAGAVDGIDRAFKRGSTAFNRYLGDPEHKPNPNVAPVGAGPYYALKIIMGDLGTFDGLTTDVVGRVLRQDGSAIPGLYAVGNDRASIMGGNYPGAGITLGPIMTFGYITGRHLAGQQA encoded by the coding sequence ATGTCAGGGCAAGTGCGCGATCTGTCGTGCGACGTGCTGGTCATTGGCTCCGGCGCCGGCGGAATGTCGACCGCGATCACTGCGCGAAAATGCGGTCTCGACGTGATCATCGTCGAAAAGGATTCCTATTTCGGCGGCACCACGGCCTTCTCCGGCGGTGTGCTCTGGATTCCCGGCAATCGCCATGCCCGCGACGCCGGCGTGACCGACAGCAGGGAGGCCGCGCGCACCTATCTCAAGAAAGAGACCGGCAACCATTTCGACGATGCCGCGATCGACGCCTTTCTCGATGCCGGTCCCCGCATGGTCGACTTTTTCGAGACGGAGACCGAAGCGAAATTCGTGCTGTCGGCCTATCCGGACTATCACCCTGATGTCGAAGGCGGCGCCAGGCTCGGCCGCTCGGTCACTGCGGCGCCTTACGATGCCCGCGCCCTCGGTGAAGAGATCCGGCGGCTGCGGCCGCCGCTCGAGACCATCACCTTCATCGGCATGATGTTCAACTCGTCCAACGACGAGCTGAAGCACTTCTTTCGCGTGACCAGCTCGCTTTCGTCGGCGCTCTACGTGGCGAGGCGGCTTGCGAGCCACCTCTGGGATCTCGCCCGCTATCGCCGCGGCGTCAAGATCACCAGCGGCAACGCCCTGGCGGCGCGGCTTGCCAGGACGGTCTTCGATCTCGGGATCCCGCTGCTGACGGCGACGCCGGCGCAGCGGCTGATCAGCCGCAACGGCGCGATCGCCGGTGCGGTCGTCAGCGACGCCAGGGGCGAATACGAAATCACCGCACGCCACGCCGTGGTTCTGGCCAGCGGCGGATTTCCGCACGACGAAGCGCGCATCGCGCGCGCCTATCCGCACCTCGCCCGCGGCGGCGAGCACCTGTCGCCGACGCCCTCGGCCAACACGGGCGACGGCATCCGCATGGCGGAAGAGGAGGGCGGCAGTTGCGCCATCCGCTTTCCGAATGCCGCGGCCTGGATGCCGGTGTCGCGCGTGCCTTTGGGCCATCGCACCGGCGTGTTTCCGCATCTCGTGGATCGCTACAAGCCCGGCGTGATCGCCGTCAATCGGCAGGGGCGGCGTTTCACCAACGAGTCGGAATCCTACCACGACGTCGGCGCCGCGATGATCGCCGACGGCGTCGGCGCCAAGGAGACCGCAGCCTGGTTGATTTGCGATCATGCCACCATCCGCAAATACGGCCTCGGCTATGCCAAGCCGGCGCCGGTGCCGGTCGGACCCTTCGTGCGCAACGGTTATCTCAAGCGCGGCGCGACATTACGAGACCTGGCCGCGGCCGCGGGTCTCGATCCCGAGGGCCTCGAAGCGACGGTGCGCGAGTACAATGCGGGCGCGGTCGATGGCATCGATCGCGCATTCAAGCGCGGCAGCACGGCGTTCAACCGCTATCTCGGCGATCCCGAGCACAAGCCGAACCCGAACGTCGCCCCTGTCGGGGCCGGACCCTACTACGCCCTGAAGATCATCATGGGCGACCTCGGCACGTTCGACGGCTTGACCACCGATGTGGTCGGCCGCGTGCTGCGCCAGGACGGTTCGGCGATCCCCGGGCTCTATGCCGTCGGCAACGATCGCGCCTCCATCATGGGCGGCAACTATCCCGGCGCCGGCATCACGCTCGGGCCGATCATGACCTTCGGCTACATCACCGGCCGCCATCTTGCGGGTCAGCAGGCCTGA
- a CDS encoding ABC transporter substrate-binding protein, whose translation MSMTRRGFVGAGLAATLAPRLARAQSDNTIRIGVITDMSGIYRDVSGPTTVACAQQAAAEFMAANPSIKVEILVADHQNKADIGLAIIRKWFDQDGVDVIENVGNSSIALGAKYLIEDKNKVALITTAGSSDLTGKSCSANLVHWSWDSWCLAHSTATSLVRTGGSKWFFVTADYAFGHAAEADAAKFVKAAGGTVLGSVRYPFGATSDFSSFLLQAQSSGANVIAFANSGNELINCLKQAQEFGLDQGGTRMAALVGYVTDVIGMGLSTAKGLSLTETFYWDLNERTRAFMDRVKPRLAANVYPNMSQGGDYACVLHYLKAVKEMGVAQAKRNGREVVELMKKMPTDDDCFGQGMIRADGRKIHPAYLFEVKKPAESKATGDVYKLVSTLSAEEAFRPLGEGSCALVRS comes from the coding sequence ATGAGCATGACACGCCGCGGTTTCGTCGGAGCCGGCCTTGCCGCGACGCTCGCGCCGCGCCTCGCCCGGGCGCAATCCGACAATACGATCCGCATCGGTGTGATCACCGACATGTCCGGCATCTATCGTGACGTGTCGGGGCCGACGACGGTTGCCTGCGCGCAGCAGGCGGCGGCCGAATTCATGGCCGCCAATCCTTCCATCAAGGTCGAGATCCTGGTCGCCGACCACCAAAACAAGGCCGACATCGGCCTGGCGATCATCCGCAAATGGTTCGATCAGGACGGCGTCGACGTGATCGAGAATGTCGGCAACTCGTCGATCGCGCTCGGCGCCAAATACCTGATCGAGGACAAGAACAAGGTGGCGCTGATCACCACCGCCGGCTCATCCGATCTCACCGGCAAGAGCTGCAGCGCCAATCTCGTGCACTGGTCCTGGGATTCCTGGTGCCTGGCCCATTCGACGGCGACCTCGCTGGTGCGCACAGGCGGCTCGAAATGGTTCTTCGTGACCGCCGACTATGCATTCGGCCATGCCGCGGAAGCCGATGCGGCGAAATTCGTCAAGGCGGCCGGCGGCACGGTGCTCGGCTCGGTGCGCTATCCGTTCGGGGCAACCTCGGACTTCTCGTCGTTCCTGCTGCAGGCCCAGTCGAGCGGCGCCAACGTGATTGCCTTTGCCAATTCCGGCAACGAGCTGATCAACTGTCTGAAGCAGGCCCAGGAGTTCGGCCTCGACCAGGGCGGCACGCGCATGGCGGCTCTGGTCGGCTACGTCACCGATGTCATCGGGATGGGCCTGTCGACGGCGAAGGGCCTCTCTCTCACAGAGACCTTCTATTGGGATCTCAACGAGCGGACCCGCGCATTCATGGACCGCGTCAAGCCGCGGCTCGCCGCCAACGTCTATCCCAACATGAGCCAGGGCGGCGACTACGCCTGCGTGCTGCACTACCTCAAGGCGGTGAAGGAGATGGGCGTCGCGCAGGCCAAGCGCAACGGCCGCGAGGTGGTCGAGCTGATGAAGAAGATGCCGACCGATGACGACTGCTTCGGTCAGGGCATGATCCGCGCCGACGGCCGCAAGATTCATCCGGCCTATCTGTTCGAGGTGAAGAAGCCCGCGGAGAGCAAGGCGACCGGCGACGTGTACAAGCTGGTCTCGACGCTGAGCGCCGAGGAAGCCTTTCGTCCACTCGGCGAGGGGAGCTGCGCCCTCGTGCGCAGCTGA
- a CDS encoding NIPSNAP family protein — MTEHAIVDLRAYTIRLRKMAEFIDVFDRLAMPVQLRYLGRPLGMFTSAVGPLNQIVHLWGFPDMGEFERRHAARDKDPDWPAYLQASEHLIVAQENRLIRRIELPSLSGLVS; from the coding sequence ATGACCGAACATGCCATTGTAGATTTGCGCGCCTACACCATCCGCCTGCGCAAGATGGCGGAGTTCATCGATGTGTTCGACCGGCTCGCGATGCCGGTGCAGCTTCGATACTTGGGGCGGCCGCTCGGCATGTTCACGAGCGCGGTGGGACCGTTGAACCAGATCGTCCACCTCTGGGGCTTTCCGGATATGGGCGAGTTCGAGCGCCGGCATGCCGCGCGCGACAAGGATCCGGACTGGCCGGCCTACCTGCAGGCTTCCGAGCACCTCATTGTTGCCCAGGAGAATCGCCTGATCCGCCGGATCGAGCTGCCCTCATTGTCCGGTCTGGTCAGCTGA
- a CDS encoding SDR family NAD(P)-dependent oxidoreductase, translated as MAWIDLTAKVAVVTGGAAGIGRGIALGLAEAGATTVVLDRNEAGAAVAAEIRASGGRAEFVACDVTSDDSVTNAAAQVTARVGQPAILVNNAGTMLPGGLDTTSMADWERILSLNLTGYLRCARIFGEPMLARGAGALAHVASISASFPQSYSGAYSASKAAVVMLSRQLAVEWGPRGVRSNVVSPGMIRTPMTEAIYRTPGVDEARRALVPARRIGRPEDIADAVVFLASERASYITGEEIVVDGGFTRTLMGTIPRPGFEKN; from the coding sequence ATGGCGTGGATCGATCTCACGGCGAAAGTGGCCGTCGTCACCGGCGGCGCGGCCGGCATCGGGCGCGGCATTGCGCTCGGTCTTGCAGAAGCCGGCGCAACCACCGTGGTGCTCGACCGCAATGAGGCCGGTGCGGCGGTGGCGGCGGAGATTCGCGCCAGCGGCGGGCGGGCGGAATTTGTCGCCTGCGATGTCACCAGCGACGACAGTGTGACGAACGCGGCCGCGCAGGTGACGGCGAGGGTCGGCCAGCCGGCGATCCTCGTTAACAATGCCGGCACCATGTTGCCCGGCGGCCTCGACACCACGAGCATGGCCGATTGGGAGCGCATCTTGTCGCTCAATCTCACCGGTTACTTGCGCTGTGCGCGGATCTTCGGCGAACCGATGCTGGCACGAGGCGCCGGCGCCCTTGCTCACGTCGCGTCGATCTCGGCATCGTTTCCGCAGAGCTATAGCGGCGCCTACAGCGCGAGCAAGGCCGCGGTGGTCATGCTGTCGCGCCAGCTCGCGGTCGAATGGGGACCGCGCGGCGTGCGCAGCAACGTCGTCAGCCCCGGCATGATCCGCACGCCGATGACCGAGGCAATCTATCGGACTCCCGGCGTGGATGAGGCGCGGCGTGCCCTGGTGCCGGCGCGGCGGATCGGGCGGCCGGAAGACATCGCCGACGCGGTCGTGTTCCTTGCCAGCGAGCGGGCAAGCTACATCACCGGCGAGGAGATCGTGGTCGACGGCGGTTTCACCCGCACTCTGATGGGCACCATTCCGCGTCCGGGGTTCGAGAAGAACTGA
- a CDS encoding SDR family NAD(P)-dependent oxidoreductase yields MLLQGKIAVITGAGSGIGAAVAQLFAVEGANVMVGDLTESGATLAARLSAEGHAAVFQHVDVTDEVSVAALMEAAVTQFGRLDILVANAGIPERKSPIHTLDLADWRRVIDVDLTGVAICNKFAARAMLATGGGAIINMASILAHVGQENSNAYSAAKAAVVNLTRSVALTYARQGIRANCVSPGYVDTPLLAKLPEATRETMLMRQPIGRLARPDEIAQVVAFLASDNASIVTGACINADGGYTAI; encoded by the coding sequence ATGCTGCTGCAGGGAAAAATAGCCGTCATCACTGGCGCCGGCTCCGGGATTGGCGCCGCCGTCGCGCAGCTGTTTGCCGTCGAAGGGGCGAATGTCATGGTGGGAGACCTCACCGAAAGCGGCGCTACGCTCGCGGCGAGGCTTTCCGCTGAGGGCCATGCAGCGGTCTTCCAGCACGTCGACGTTACCGATGAGGTCTCCGTTGCCGCGCTGATGGAGGCGGCCGTGACGCAGTTCGGCCGGCTCGACATCCTCGTTGCCAACGCCGGCATTCCCGAGCGCAAGTCGCCGATCCACACGCTCGACCTCGCGGACTGGCGCCGCGTGATCGATGTCGATCTTACCGGCGTCGCGATCTGCAACAAGTTCGCCGCACGCGCCATGCTGGCGACGGGCGGAGGCGCCATCATCAACATGGCCTCGATCCTAGCCCATGTCGGCCAGGAGAACAGCAATGCCTATTCGGCCGCGAAGGCGGCCGTGGTCAATCTCACGCGCTCGGTTGCGCTGACCTATGCGAGACAGGGCATCCGGGCCAACTGCGTCTCTCCGGGCTATGTCGATACGCCACTGCTGGCCAAGCTGCCGGAGGCGACCCGCGAGACGATGCTGATGCGGCAACCGATCGGTCGGTTGGCGCGGCCGGACGAAATCGCGCAAGTGGTGGCGTTTCTCGCCAGCGACAACGCCTCGATCGTCACCGGCGCGTGCATCAATGCCGACGGCGGCTACACCGCTATTTAG